The following proteins are co-located in the Hemiscyllium ocellatum isolate sHemOce1 chromosome 27 unlocalized genomic scaffold, sHemOce1.pat.X.cur. SUPER_27_unloc_4, whole genome shotgun sequence genome:
- the LOC132808250 gene encoding probable G-protein coupled receptor 139, producing the protein MHAPVTAPFFIICYSILAAVGATANLLAIIVLSRGRCGLSRCITYYLVAIAVTDFLVITIAVILNRISRIYFRESILSTTPACTLSIVLIFDTWDCSVWLTVVFTFDRFVAICCPKLKNRYCTAKTASLVIGIVCAFCCIKNIPNYFVYEPIYILDGISWFCNIKANYYISPAWQAYDWFFQIYTPFLPFFAILLLNALTIRQIVVANRARRRLRGPERQQDLGMNNRKRSIILLFSISISFLLLWAPLVGYFIYMQLTDESYFGGLDFSDPQYIFQETTNTLQLLSSCNNVFIYIISQNMFREELKNILIYPFVTLTNCFK; encoded by the exons ATGCATGCACCAGTCACTGCCCCCTTCTTTATCATTTGCTATTCAATTCTCGCGGCTGTTGGCGCTACTG CCAACTTGTTGGCGATCATCGTCCTGTCTCGAGGACGGTGCGGTCTTTCCCGGTGCATCACCTACTACCTGGTGGCAATCGCGGTGACTGATTTCCTTGTCATCACCATTGCAGTCATCCTTAACCGAATCAGCCGCATCTACTTCCGGGAAAGTATCTTGTCTACCACTCCTGCATGCACTCTGAGCATTGTGCTCATCTTTGACACCTGGGATTGCTCGGTGTGGCTAACAGTCGTCTTTACCTTTGACCGTTTTGTGGCCATCTGTTGCCCGAAGTTGAAGAACAGGTACTGTACAGCGAAGACTGCTTCTTTGGTCATTGGAATAGTCTGTGCATTTTGCtgcatcaaaaatattccaaactACTTTGTCTATGAACCCATCTACATTTTAGATGGGATATCCTGGTTTTGCAACATCAAAGCCAACTATTACATCTCACCAGCTTGGCAAGCTTATGATTGGTTCTTCCAGATCTATACTCCTTTTCTCCCATTCTTCGCCATTCTgctactcaatgccctgaccataAGACAGATCGTAGTGGCCAACAGAGCTCGAAGGAGGCTCCGGGGACCCGAGAGGCAGCAAGACTTGGGGATGAACAACCGCAAGAGGTCCATTATTCTTCTGTTCAGCATCTCTATCAGCTTTCTCCTCCTGTGGGCACCTCTGGTTGGATATTTTATCTATATGCAGCTAACAGACGAGAGTTACTTCGGTGGCCTTGATTTCAGTGACCCTCAGTATATTTTCCAAGAGACCACCAATACACTTCAGTTACTAAGTTCCTGCAACAACGTCTTCATATATATaatatctcaaaatatgtttcGAGAGGAGTTGAAGAATATTCTGATCTACCCATTTGTCACACTCACCAATTGCTTTAAATAG